atatttagtcatATAAGTATcattaacatatttattattattaatattatcatttaagtattattattactaatatgattattattattattatagttattattacaatcatcattattgttattaatattagtatcctcaagtattaaaatttttattattattagtattattattagtaaaccattattattatctaaaactATCCTTTCAGATAGATAAAATTTTGTACATAAATATAATTATCAcctatactataattataataaaatttcatataactatatatatcaaacctattaagattatttatataaatacttacaaatgacagACTATCGATTTTAAttgtaacactaaacaattatgtatataaatatggacatattaatataactatataaatattaatcaatttgaatatatacacaaattaactatacataaaatataaattaaaatataataaaaatatttatttgattactattatatatattaatgaatatataaatgatataggttcgtgaatccgaggccaaccctgcattgttcaatatagtcatatgtatttttactacaaaatacattaggtgagtttcattttctccctttttaaatgattttacaatatatatttttgggactgagaatacatgcgctgcttttataaatgtttgacgaaatagatacaagtacttaaaactacattctatggttggattactataccgaatatcgctccttcaagtctggtaacctaagaattagggaaatggcccctaattgacgcgaatcctaaagatagatctatgggtctaacaaacccccttctggaatttggaatgctttaatactttgatttaaatggtgattgcaatTGCCAATATATATggtatacttgcgagtatgcggggaatattctatatgcattatgttaatgtcggttaccaggtgttcatcatacgaatggatttttatacacttgcgagtgtaatgataactatgaaaaatgagaatcttgtggtctattaaaattatggaaatgattgattacgataaactaatgaactcaccaaccttttggttgacacttgaaagcatgtttattctcaggtatgaaagaaatcttccgctgtgcatttgctcattttaaagatattacttggagtcattcatgacatatttcaaaagacgttgcattcgagtcgttgagttcatcaagattactactaggtcaaatatagttggatatattatgaaatggtatgcattgacgtcaactttcgatgtaaagaaagtttgtcttttaaaaacgaatgcaatgtttgtaaaatgtatcatatagaggtcaagtatctcgtgatgtaaccaaatgtaatgtattcgtccagatggattaggacgggtcgttatagttagtatcagagcggtggtcttagcgaaccaggtcttgcattagtgtgtctaactgatagttgtttagatgcattagtgggtctggacttcgaccgtgtctgcatgtcaaaagttttgcttatcatttcgtgtcgaaaatcatcaacttatcatccttaggaaattatctgcttatcatttttagtctagacacttcttattgcattgattgcatgaatagtgtagagacaaaattcagatcttagcgtatctgttactgtagactttatctgacacgtttccttaatttcctccgtaatctatgggatcttctgtactatacatagatattctatgtaattagaatatcatctgatatccgaaaattatttcataaaatcctttacctaaccgtgcaagatgaattccgcaaccagttcaagttcctcggattccgacagctattccgatatggatttccactcgaactccgaaagcagtgtaaccggaatggatcaaccgattagccatcatctattctggatgaattggggctgggttcgtagcctccttaatcatttgagacaagaagcaggtgatccttttcatccaccacattgctctcttggcgaagaacaaGAAGCACTTAtctgcgaacctgtccgaaacaccattttctctctcatttccagagtatctcgtcacgattatatactataccaaattctagataatatttatccgctcgtccgaaccgacaatcaccccggtgtaatagaagaagtcaacgagcttcgtgcacgggtagtggctttgtagaatatggtgcaaaggttacaaacaccagcagcagcaccagcagcataaccagtaccaccatcatcaacgccaacaacaacaacagggtgaTTGTCACCAACGACAACCACATCGCAaacttcaacttcacaatctgttacacgaacatcaacgtcatacgcaccatagataccaaggagtaccaacaacaatgaacgatgaagtattaattcataacttcattgaagaaatattctgcgaagaatatgtggtttctaaaagttttggagattatttattctagctcaaaccaaaaatcaaatgagtttaatagcatattgactcattaaatccataattacctctgaagaaaatatatatatatatatatatatatatatatatatatatatatatatatatatatatatatatatatatatatatatatatatatttcataaagattgtaattgaaaattctttcgtacaaactgttaatgatgaaaatattttaacggctaggtaatacccgaggaatatttagatttcacattaataagttacactgtacattcttcgaatctgattcaactgtcatttactatcctacttacatccacagatatacgtatccattcaccacagaataaccattttcattcaatttcatatttggattttgacctatcagaattcaacaagtggcataatgaagaaaacattggacaaaataaaatttgttagaaacaaacaaattaactatgaaaatttttgttaagaatccacgttaactattcctagctaactgttcctagctaactgattacattttatttatcacaattttatttatcgtcatttaatttctgttatttattttacgcaggaAGTCGAGCAGTCTCAATTTCACTACAGGATTTTAGAATGAATGCTGGGCTGGGCCACCTCGAATGGCGTGAGCCGCATGCGGGGAGACCCGCACGTACGGTTTTTAGGGGGATCTGGTCGAAAGACCGGCCGGCGCCCACCCGACTAGAGGGACTGAGAAATTAATAGAGTACAAAACTTATCTTCAAGCTTTACCTTATTCTGATCGTTCAGAGGGCGATCGCGGGGTCACTGAATGAAGTCCTCCATTTCTTTCGGAGGTGCTGACCCGCAGCGAGGCAGAGATGACTAAGTGACATATGGAATATGGCGACGACAACAGCATGTCGTAGAAGGAGATAACAAGTGGAGCCAACGACCCACTAAGACTAACGTATCTACAACTACATCCCCGAGCGGCAGTCAAACGGGGGCGTGAATGCGAGATGCCAGCGGAATGATCGGCCGGACAGAGGCTAGGGCTCCTTCCTTCCCACCGCGTCCTTCCTTGTGTGTCGGAGATATAAAGCGAGTGCACCGGAAAAGAACGGGAACTGGGTCGATCTATTCTATGTCGAAGCATCCGAAGCATAACTGCACACTCACACGATCTTTGCCGACAGATAGGAGCATTCGGTGGAACCGGTGAACTACACTTGCTTCTGGATAGATGTGTGGGACAGAGGGCTCGTGGTACCTGCTGCCCACCCTTCCTCCTCTGCTTTGAGAACCGTGTGAACGGAGAGTGGGCAGAAGGAGATcttcattatttaattatttatttataattaaatatcgggacacgtatacaaggttttgacatatcatatcgacgcatctatatatatattatttagaataatcatagatactctatatgcagtaatgatcgagttagctatacagggttgaggttgattctataataatatatatactttaagttgtgatcgagtctgagacatgtacacgggtcacgacatgtattaattaattcgaatataatatattaagctatatatgaattattgaactgttaactgtggactatcgactgtggactaataacattggacaattaaaatgaattaaaatattgattataacatatgaaactaaacatttcttcaagtttgccacttgatttcatcttaaacctcatttgtatcttaacgattagaatctgcgttcaaacctttcatgattcttgaaaacacctcaatcgagaggatgaaccaactgcatctcatctacgaaaggaaagatttatgcatatagttatgcactggaaaaactctcggaacctgagtaaacgtttaacacgtatatgtgctagctcttttggcattgctattatcgaaaataacaatgcaattccttttcaaattagtcaattttgtcacagctccagcaagtcaatttcgacttttcgttcgaaacaaccttattataaccttgatatatgtgcgtgatcttttattgttaccggggaaccttttatattccaccatattaccatcagcgtttaatcatataaaaacacaattctcttgaaaccacctcgaattgataaccgatgattcaggtatggtagcattaaatgcagaggaaatagaaaaattgtgGATGGTCTAAACGGGCAAAAGATTGATAATAAAGAagagagtgttaggaacgctcgatagaaaaatttggtactgaaaaacggattgagctaaccctgaaggagaccaagaacaaatacaaggaccataccctatattcaaagaatacaGGTAATTCTggttccgttgaaatctttagagaatatcttgctccgaagtcatgttaaaatcttgcggaaattttttttcgtcaaccttcgaacttggaaattccaaaatatcatcataaatatcttcgatatttctgaagatattttcataaatattctcgtctgaaattatttatctcttcgtgctatctatattacatcataaaggaaactactttagtttctaaatttctttaaaatttgagtttgaattatgaatgattttgaagtagtgttgaaaattgatgcatgagttagtataatataatgacacttgatcaacatgattatattacagtaagtcatgctgagtttctaatgggacgtgatgattcacagattataacgtcatcatgtgccatgttacataactctttcattctacttaactcctgaacaactcaagaaaatgtattcttgatggttctattctccgtgatgttgataaatttgaaaatcaaatcgtgctatcacgttccttcctgcttagaacattataatcattcaaaactctatatctacaaattctggaccattattcgcttgacttgaagtcgggaagagaaaacaaaagcatagagcttcgaaatataagggagaatataaagccctataacaacacataaattacaaaccgtgtatatcaatgtttactgcaacataaagacacgggagaattaaaaacattataaccccaagggcgaagtagaagaaagcagattcctctggtggaagttagaaaaggagaatgagtgttgcgatagtaaggatgaggacaaggatcagaactgtattaagcattttcacaatcgtttggatgtatgaactaagaaagaaagtataggaatgatgagaataatggaacggaagaatttaatttataatggaaataacagacagagtaatcgagggagATCATTGTATTTATTTATAGTGAtcttaatcttaatttccttattcgccggagaatcaaatcttttagatttcgaagattttctttaaatccctcaaattccggaaaatcaaccatgactacgtcactggttaagactgataatgctaaaaacgaacatatatttcatagcattattccccaagaaagacaagcttttagttgcaaatgttctatttacaagtgatattcgtttaaatattaaaaggtgaagacaaaagacagattcgacgaattgaagacgcaaacgaccaaaaagctcaaaagtacaaaatacaatcaaagaggttccaattattgataagaaacgtctcgaaattacaagagtacaagattcaaaacgcaaagtacaagatattaaattgtacgcaaggacgttcgaaaatccggaaccgcgaccagagtcaactctcaacgctcgacgcaacggactaaaaattacaagtcaactatgcacatgaatataatataatatataaataattcttaaaaattatatatatattatattaatatttaaaatcgtcggcaagaaagaagccaaagctggtgagctggaatttcaaactccgcgactcgcgaagtttgaaggcaaaaaatgccgcgagtcgcggagttcccctggactcaattccctataaaagcaaacgcagtttgatcgcaaaaaccatccaatataactctctctcaatatatacgtaaatatatatatatatatatatatatatatatatatatatatatatatatatatataatttatattttaattttaattttaattttaaatcctaataataagggtatgttagcgaatgttgtaagggtgtaagtcgaaattctgtccgtgtaacgctacgctatttttaatcattgtaagttatgttcaaccttttaaatttaatgtctcgtagctaagttattattatgcttatttaatccgaagtaatcatgatgttgggctaattactaaaattgggtaattgggccttgtaccataattggagtttggataaatgaacgacacttgtgaaaattagactatgggctattaatgggttttatattaactaaacaataccttgttaatttaatatacaaacttataattcgacgtatttatatataaccacatacgcttgactgggtacggtgggcgggatatctataaataccaataattattcattttaccggacacggaactggattaatagttaatagacttgtt
This genomic window from Rutidosis leptorrhynchoides isolate AG116_Rl617_1_P2 chromosome 2, CSIRO_AGI_Rlap_v1, whole genome shotgun sequence contains:
- the LOC139887971 gene encoding LOW QUALITY PROTEIN: uncharacterized protein (The sequence of the model RefSeq protein was modified relative to this genomic sequence to represent the inferred CDS: deleted 2 bases in 1 codon) → MVVDGLQDSEVMVKAGGGWPVVVMDLLLPTLRSHGSQSRGGRVGSRYHEPSVPHIYPEASVVHRFHRMLLSVGKDRVSVQLCFGCFDRIDRPSSRSFPVHSLYISDTQGRTRWEGRSPSLCPADHSAGISHSRPRLTAARGCSCRYVSLSGSLAPLVISFYDMLLSSPYSICHLVISASLRVSTSERNGGLHSVTPRSPSERSE